The sequence below is a genomic window from Myxosarcina sp. GI1.
AACTGTCTTTATCTAGCTCCAATTTACAATCCTTCTCGGTTAGAACCACTTCTTGTACTCTATATTTTCAGCACACATTTTCTCCCAACTCAACCTCTCTCTTAGATATACAGACGATCGTAACTTTCAAGAATTGAGGATTCGCAGAGACGTAATTCTCCCAACTCAATACAACAAGACTCAAATCTTGGTTTGCATCATCTGTAATTACTTTCTTAATTTCAACTTTCCACCAAACACTAAACATAGCGAGAAATAACCATGAGACAAATTGCATTCTACGGAAAAGGCGGTATCGGTAAGTCCACTACTTCTCAAAACACCATTGCTGCACTTTCAGAAACTCAAAGAGTCATGATCGTAGGTTGTGACCCCAAAGCAGACTCTACTCGCTTAATGCTTCACTCTAAAGCTCAGACTACTATTCTCCACTTAGCAGCCGAAAGAGGTTCAGTCGAAGACCTCGAACTAGAAGAAGTATTACTCACTGGCTACAACAACGTGCGTTGCGTTGAGTCTGGCGGTCCCGAACCTGGTGTAGGCTGTGCGGGTCGCGGTATTATCACTGCTATCAACTTCCTCGAAGAAGAAGGTGCTTACGAAGATCTAGATTTAGTATCCTACGACGTATTGGGTGACGTTGTTTGCGGTGGTTTTGCTATGCCCATCCGTGAAGGTAAAGCCCAAGAAATCTACATTGTTACTTCTGGTGAAATGATGGCAATGTACGCCGCCAACAATATCGCTCGCGGTATTCTCAAATATGCTCACTCTGGCGGTGTTCGTTTGGGCGGTTTGATCTGCAACAGCCGTAAAGTTGACCGCGAAATCGAACTAATCGAAGCTTTAGCTGAAAAACTCGGTACTCAAATGATTCACTATATTCCTCGCGACAACGTGGTTCAAAGAGCAGAATTACGTCGTATGACTGTTATTGAGTACGAACCCG
It includes:
- the nifH gene encoding nitrogenase iron protein → MRQIAFYGKGGIGKSTTSQNTIAALSETQRVMIVGCDPKADSTRLMLHSKAQTTILHLAAERGSVEDLELEEVLLTGYNNVRCVESGGPEPGVGCAGRGIITAINFLEEEGAYEDLDLVSYDVLGDVVCGGFAMPIREGKAQEIYIVTSGEMMAMYAANNIARGILKYAHSGGVRLGGLICNSRKVDREIELIEALAEKLGTQMIHYIPRDNVVQRAELRRMTVIEYEPDHPQAGEYRALARKIEHNTNLVIPTPISMDELEELLVEYGFMDSDAEYQKAIEADKAAAAAAK